A segment of the Candidatus Brevundimonas phytovorans genome:
GCTGACGGCGGAAGTCGTCCGCATGGGCGGTCTGGCCGAGGCCCAGGTGGCGGACGCCATCGAATCCGTCGCCCGGCGCGACGTGGCCCTGGCCAAGGCGGTGGTCGATCGCGACAACCGCCTGGACGCCCTGCACCGCGACATCGAGAAGAAGTCCATCCGCCTGATCGCCCTGCGTCAGCCCGTGGCCTCGGACCTGCGCCGCACCCTGGGGGCCATGAAGCTGGCCTCCGATCTGGAACGCACCGGCGACCTGGCCAAGAACATCGCCAAGCGGGCGCTGATCCTGGCCGAGGGCGAGCCGATGCAGGTGCTGACCCGCTCGATCGAGCGCATGGGCCGGCTGGTCTCGACCCGCCTGCGCGACGTGCTGGACGCCTATACGGCCTCAGAGCTTGAACGCGCCCTGTCGGTGTGGAGCACCGATGACGAGGTGGACGAGCACTACAACGCCCTGTTCCGCGAGCTGCTGACCTACATGATGGGCGACCCGCGCACGATCACGGCCTGCACCCACCTGCTGTTCATGGCCAAGAACCTGGAGCGGATCGGCGACCACGCGACCAATATCGCCGAGACCGTCCACTATGAGATCACCGGCGAGGACATCCTGGGCGAACGGCCCAAGGCCGTCCCCGGCCCGGGCGAGGAACAGACCTCCACGCCGCATATCTCGACCCCGCCGTCCGATCTGACGGACGATTGACTTTACCTTCCTGCTGACGACTTCGACCGACCGGAGAGCCTGACGTGCAACCCTATATTCTGGTGATGGAAGACGAGGACGCCCTGGCCACCCTGCTCCAGTACAATCTGGAGAAGGAAGGCTATGACGTGACCGTGGCGGCGGACGGGGAGGAGGGCCTGCTTCAAGTCGATGAGCGCCTGCCCGATCTGGTGCTGCTGGACTGGATGCTGCCCAAGCTGTCGGGCATCGAGGTCTGCCGCCGTCTGCGCGGCCGGGCCGAGACCCGCAACCTGCCGATCATCATGCTGACGGCGCGCGGCGAGGAGTCAGACCGTGTGCGCGGCCTGGACACCGGCGCCGACGACTACATGACCAAGCCCTTCTCGATGACGGAACTGACCGCGCGCATCCGCGCCGTCCTGCGCCGCATTCGTCCGGGGCTGGCCGACGACCGCATCAACCACGCCGACATCGTCATCGACCGGGTGGCCCACCGCGTGCGTCGTGCGGGCAAGGAAATCCATCTCGGCCCGACCGAGTTCCGCCTGCTGGATCATCTGATGAAGCATCCGGGCCGGGTCTTCAGCCGTGAACAGTTGCTGGACGCCGTCTGGGGCTCGGACGTCTATGTCGAGGCCCGCACCGTCGACGTCCACGTCGGCCGTCTGCGCAAGGCCCTGAACGTCGAGGGTACGGTCAACCCGAT
Coding sequences within it:
- the phoU gene encoding phosphate signaling complex protein PhoU; the encoded protein is MNQHTVKAYGDELNQLTAEVVRMGGLAEAQVADAIESVARRDVALAKAVVDRDNRLDALHRDIEKKSIRLIALRQPVASDLRRTLGAMKLASDLERTGDLAKNIAKRALILAEGEPMQVLTRSIERMGRLVSTRLRDVLDAYTASELERALSVWSTDDEVDEHYNALFRELLTYMMGDPRTITACTHLLFMAKNLERIGDHATNIAETVHYEITGEDILGERPKAVPGPGEEQTSTPHISTPPSDLTDD
- the phoB gene encoding phosphate regulon transcriptional regulator PhoB — protein: MQPYILVMEDEDALATLLQYNLEKEGYDVTVAADGEEGLLQVDERLPDLVLLDWMLPKLSGIEVCRRLRGRAETRNLPIIMLTARGEESDRVRGLDTGADDYMTKPFSMTELTARIRAVLRRIRPGLADDRINHADIVIDRVAHRVRRAGKEIHLGPTEFRLLDHLMKHPGRVFSREQLLDAVWGSDVYVEARTVDVHVGRLRKALNVEGTVNPIRTVRSAGYSLDLNS